In the Flavisolibacter tropicus genome, one interval contains:
- a CDS encoding Imm49 family immunity protein → MDLDKKYEFKQKLHAKIVEQFLGNPKHFSDVLWYNHETFALHSLMQGNLAEAKQHFYTCGKLDEYRIRSFNDRIFDYGINHVCYALLSDAHNFLKQYALLRYEKGKNAEAGMNEMITQGFSTIICNTIQLFILNDIKGIERNLNIIEEFTVKRDPFLALDLRFFQALHESNSQKMSETIEELVSPSVHKKRNTDSVLSNCISIPAIGYLKLAWLKGSEIIPQSSLLPKELLPVDPLPVYKDIYPFL, encoded by the coding sequence ATGGATTTAGATAAAAAATATGAATTCAAACAAAAGTTACATGCTAAGATAGTAGAGCAATTTCTTGGCAACCCCAAACACTTTTCAGATGTGTTATGGTATAATCATGAAACGTTTGCTTTGCACAGTCTTATGCAAGGCAACTTGGCTGAAGCAAAACAGCATTTCTATACATGTGGTAAATTAGATGAATACCGAATAAGGAGTTTTAATGATCGCATTTTTGATTATGGCATTAATCATGTTTGTTATGCACTTTTAAGTGACGCACATAATTTCTTAAAACAATATGCCCTGTTACGATATGAAAAAGGCAAAAATGCAGAAGCTGGAATGAATGAAATGATAACTCAAGGCTTTTCTACAATTATCTGCAATACCATTCAGTTATTCATATTGAACGATATTAAAGGAATTGAAAGGAACCTTAATATTATTGAAGAATTTACAGTTAAAAGAGACCCTTTTTTAGCACTTGATCTTCGCTTTTTTCAGGCATTACACGAAAGTAATTCACAGAAAATGTCAGAAACTATAGAGGAACTTGTTTCACCTTCTGTTCATAAAAAAAGAAATACAGACTCTGTTTTAAGTAATTGCATATCGATTCCTGCTATAGGTTATTTAAAACTTGCTTGGTTGAAAGGAAGTGAAATAATTCCACAGAGTTCTCTTTTGCCCAAAGAGTTATTGCCTGTAGACCCATTGCCTGTTTATAAGGATATTTATCCTTTTCTCTAA
- the dnaB gene encoding replicative DNA helicase yields MDLTNLNRDRKKRKAPMDLSTMVYGKVPPQAKELEDAVLGAVMLEKGAFDTVVEILKPECFYVDANQRIFKAMKSLANKSQPIDILTVVEELRMLEELEAVGGPYYVTKLTNSVVSAANIEAHSRIILQKFIQRELIRISGEIINDAYEESADVFDLLDQAESKMYEVTSKHLKSSYQSIDSVLVQTIQRIEEMRHRNEDITGVPSGFPSLDKVTYGWQNTDLVILAARPAVGKTAFALNLARNAALDPRKQTPVAVFSLEMGAAQLVGRILAAESEIHLEKISRGKMEEHEMKQLYAKGIQKLAQAPIFIDDTASLNIFELRAKCRRLKNINNIGMIIIDYLQLMSGTGGSGNREQEISTISRSLKHLAKELQVPIIALSQLSREVEKRKDGNKMPQLSDLRESGAIEQDADMVCFIYRPEYYDVTQNEMGESNRGETHLRIAKHRNGSLETIVLRARLEIQRFFDDNGGDGMGNGNLPTNWKPVSDSDGGGGARMFIQTSSKMNDFGDDEDPF; encoded by the coding sequence ATGGACTTAACGAATCTGAACCGCGATAGAAAGAAAAGGAAGGCGCCCATGGATTTGAGCACGATGGTGTACGGTAAAGTACCCCCTCAGGCCAAAGAACTTGAAGATGCTGTACTAGGTGCTGTGATGCTGGAGAAAGGAGCATTTGATACGGTAGTGGAAATCTTGAAACCCGAATGCTTCTATGTAGACGCTAACCAGCGCATCTTCAAAGCCATGAAGAGCCTGGCCAATAAGAGCCAACCCATTGATATCCTGACGGTTGTGGAAGAACTGCGCATGTTGGAGGAGTTGGAAGCGGTGGGCGGCCCGTACTATGTAACCAAGCTGACCAACTCGGTGGTGTCGGCGGCTAACATTGAAGCACACTCCCGTATCATCCTGCAAAAGTTTATTCAGCGCGAGTTGATCCGCATCTCTGGAGAGATCATCAATGATGCGTATGAAGAGAGCGCTGACGTATTTGACCTGCTGGATCAGGCCGAGAGCAAGATGTATGAAGTTACCAGCAAGCACTTAAAGAGTTCCTACCAATCAATAGACTCGGTGTTGGTGCAAACCATTCAGCGTATTGAAGAAATGCGCCACCGCAATGAAGATATAACGGGCGTGCCGAGTGGCTTCCCTAGCTTGGATAAAGTAACCTATGGATGGCAGAATACTGACTTGGTCATCTTGGCTGCCCGTCCTGCCGTGGGTAAGACCGCCTTTGCCTTGAACCTGGCACGTAATGCTGCCCTGGATCCGCGCAAGCAAACACCGGTAGCCGTGTTCTCCCTAGAGATGGGGGCCGCTCAGCTGGTTGGTCGTATCCTTGCTGCCGAGAGCGAAATTCACCTCGAAAAGATCTCGCGTGGTAAGATGGAAGAACATGAAATGAAGCAGTTGTATGCCAAAGGTATACAGAAGCTGGCGCAGGCACCCATATTCATTGATGATACCGCTTCTTTGAACATATTTGAATTGCGCGCCAAGTGCCGCCGTTTGAAGAACATCAACAATATTGGTATGATCATCATCGATTATCTGCAGCTAATGAGTGGTACCGGTGGTTCCGGAAACCGTGAGCAAGAGATCTCTACCATCTCCCGTTCACTGAAACACTTGGCAAAAGAATTACAGGTGCCGATCATTGCCCTGTCTCAGTTAAGCCGGGAAGTAGAAAAACGTAAGGATGGTAACAAGATGCCGCAGTTGAGTGACCTTCGTGAATCGGGTGCCATTGAACAAGATGCCGACATGGTGTGCTTTATCTACCGTCCGGAATACTACGATGTAACGCAAAACGAAATGGGGGAGAGCAACCGTGGTGAAACCCATCTTCGTATAGCCAAGCACCGTAATGGTTCGTTGGAAACGATTGTATTGAGAGCCCGCTTGGAAATCCAGCGTTTCTTTGATGATAATGGTGGTGATGGAATGGGTAACGGCAATTTGCCTACCAACTGGAAGCCGGTTTCTGATTCTGACGGAGGTGGCGGTGCGCGCATGTTCATCCAAACCAGCAGTAAGATGAACGACTTTGGTGATGATGAAGATCCGTTCTAA
- a CDS encoding TerC family protein, with the protein MESLFTADNVISLFTLAILEVILGIDNVIFVSIIMGRLHPSKQLAARRWWMVTGIGVRVFLLFCLSWLVGQKGKPLFTFFGKGFDLSSLVMIAGGLFLLYKTVKEIHHKLEGDEEALENDATKKASSFGVAIFQIMLVDMVFSFDSMITAVGIAKQLAVMITAVVIAMFIMFLFSQRISDFIHKHPTLKMLALSFLVLVSVVLLMEGWNADQAHELHLKNYVYFAMAFSFAVELLNMRLRKKVKPVELRSPKMPEERTDDIAH; encoded by the coding sequence ATGGAAAGTTTATTTACTGCTGATAATGTCATCAGCCTTTTTACCCTAGCCATTCTGGAAGTTATTTTGGGTATTGACAACGTGATCTTTGTGTCCATCATTATGGGACGCTTGCACCCCAGCAAGCAATTAGCCGCACGTCGCTGGTGGATGGTAACTGGTATTGGTGTGCGTGTGTTTTTACTGTTTTGCTTAAGCTGGCTGGTAGGCCAAAAAGGTAAGCCTCTCTTTACATTCTTTGGAAAGGGCTTTGACCTTTCCAGCCTAGTAATGATTGCTGGTGGTTTGTTTCTGTTATATAAAACAGTGAAAGAGATTCACCACAAGCTGGAAGGCGACGAAGAAGCACTTGAAAATGATGCCACCAAAAAAGCATCTTCTTTTGGAGTTGCTATCTTCCAGATCATGCTGGTAGATATGGTATTCTCATTTGACAGTATGATCACCGCCGTAGGTATTGCTAAACAATTGGCAGTGATGATTACAGCCGTAGTCATCGCCATGTTTATTATGTTCTTGTTCAGTCAGCGGATCTCGGACTTTATACATAAGCATCCTACGCTAAAAATGTTGGCGCTTTCCTTCCTAGTGCTTGTTTCTGTAGTACTATTAATGGAAGGTTGGAATGCAGATCAAGCGCATGAACTGCACCTAAAGAACTATGTGTACTTTGCTATGGCGTTCTCTTTTGCTGTAGAATTACTCAACATGCGTCTACGCAAGAAAGTGAAGCCTGTAGAGCTGCGTAGTCCTAAGATGCCTGAGGAACGTACTGATGATATAGCTCATTAA
- a CDS encoding quinone-dependent dihydroorotate dehydrogenase yields the protein MLYGLLRRLLFTLSPEKAHHVTMNLIQESCNIGFLRQQLANRFQFQDASLEKNLFGLRFSNPVGLGAGFDKNAKYLTELETLGFGFVEIGTVTPKGQAGNDKPRLFRLPEDNALINRMGFNNDGVDIVRERLAKWRKENPNSKLLIGGNIGKNKVTPNEDAWKDYEICFDALHPYVDFFVVNVSSPNTPGLRELQEKDALQRILMNLQARNAKLEHKRPILLKIAPDLTTEQLDDVVALATEIKLDGLVATNTTISREGLKTPSANIQAIGAGGLSGKPVQQHSTQVVQYLRQQTGGTIPIIGSGGIFTGEDAAQKLTAGADLIEVWTGFIYEGPYIVKNICEYLSRTKTNRNK from the coding sequence ATGCTTTATGGTTTACTACGGCGCTTGTTGTTTACGCTTTCCCCAGAAAAGGCACATCATGTTACCATGAACCTCATACAGGAAAGCTGTAACATCGGCTTTTTACGGCAGCAACTGGCTAACCGCTTCCAATTTCAAGACGCCTCTTTAGAAAAGAATTTATTTGGATTGAGATTTTCCAATCCTGTTGGACTGGGTGCTGGCTTTGATAAAAATGCAAAGTACCTGACAGAACTGGAGACATTAGGTTTTGGCTTTGTTGAAATTGGAACAGTAACACCGAAAGGTCAGGCTGGAAATGACAAGCCGCGCTTGTTTCGCTTACCGGAAGACAATGCCCTTATTAACCGTATGGGCTTTAATAACGATGGTGTTGATATAGTCAGAGAACGTCTGGCGAAATGGAGAAAAGAAAACCCAAATTCCAAATTGTTGATAGGTGGCAATATTGGAAAGAATAAAGTGACACCCAACGAGGATGCCTGGAAAGACTATGAAATCTGCTTTGATGCTTTGCACCCCTATGTCGATTTCTTTGTAGTGAATGTAAGCTCGCCTAATACACCAGGTTTGCGTGAACTTCAAGAAAAAGATGCCTTACAACGCATTTTGATGAACCTGCAGGCGCGTAATGCAAAGCTTGAGCACAAAAGACCCATCTTATTGAAAATAGCACCAGATCTTACGACAGAACAGTTAGATGATGTAGTGGCTTTGGCTACAGAAATTAAATTAGACGGACTGGTAGCTACAAATACGACTATTAGCAGAGAGGGTTTAAAAACACCTTCTGCTAACATACAAGCTATTGGTGCAGGCGGCTTAAGCGGCAAACCTGTACAACAACACTCTACACAGGTTGTTCAATATCTACGACAACAGACAGGTGGCACTATACCCATTATAGGTAGTGGTGGCATTTTTACGGGTGAAGACGCTGCACAAAAGCTAACTGCAGGAGCAGACCTTATAGAAGTGTGGACAGGCTTTATTTACGAAGGCCCTTATATTGTAAAGAACATTTGTGAGTATTTGTCAAGAACTAAGACTAATAGGAATAAATAG
- a CDS encoding DUF3817 domain-containing protein, with amino-acid sequence MKKMLESPMGRLRFIGMAEGLSLLVLLGIAMPLKYLADQPEAVKYVGWVHGLLFVAFVIAVLMMYRERDWPLKKVALAFIAAFLPFGTFVFDAQLRKEERNGRLK; translated from the coding sequence ATGAAAAAGATGCTGGAAAGCCCTATGGGTCGCTTGCGCTTTATTGGAATGGCTGAAGGCCTATCACTACTGGTTTTGTTAGGAATAGCCATGCCGCTAAAATACCTGGCCGATCAACCAGAAGCCGTAAAGTATGTTGGTTGGGTACACGGGTTATTGTTCGTAGCCTTTGTAATAGCAGTATTAATGATGTATCGTGAACGCGACTGGCCCCTGAAGAAAGTAGCATTAGCTTTTATAGCCGCTTTTCTCCCCTTTGGCACTTTTGTGTTTGATGCGCAGCTTCGCAAAGAAGAACGCAACGGCCGATTGAAATAA
- a CDS encoding threonine synthase — MDSINSVSEVEVALSYHYVCAGCGKPVAEEPLPTFSHCEQCGNNPLIIQYNFQPPYSKSNIDSKERSMWRYRKFLPLADEEEAISLGEGWTPILPLEKTAQRLGFTQLLLKDESMNPTGSFKARGLSMAVTKAKSNGIECCIIPTAGNAGGALSAYCAKAGIEAIVVMPAHTPSTFQMECMMYGAEVILVNGLISDCAKKVAQLKTQRNCFDISTMKEPYRLEGKKTMGYEIAEQLNWELPDVILYPAGGGTGLIGIWKAFKEMQSMGWLTRKLPKMIAVQAANCNPLALTYMGLQKDASQYKGQPTIANGLAVPNPFAERLMLNVLQESNGTVVSVTEQAIVDSWKTLAKTEGLLLAPEGAALFAALKDLQQKNILTGAENILLLNTGTGYKYLENLTL; from the coding sequence ATGGATAGTATAAATTCTGTTTCTGAAGTTGAAGTTGCGTTATCTTATCACTACGTCTGTGCAGGTTGTGGAAAGCCAGTTGCAGAGGAACCTTTGCCCACTTTCTCACATTGCGAACAGTGTGGCAATAATCCATTGATCATTCAGTATAACTTTCAACCACCATATAGCAAAAGCAACATTGATAGCAAAGAGCGATCTATGTGGCGCTACCGTAAGTTTTTACCCTTGGCGGATGAAGAAGAAGCCATTAGCCTTGGTGAAGGATGGACGCCAATTTTACCACTTGAAAAAACAGCCCAGCGCTTGGGTTTTACCCAATTGCTACTAAAGGATGAATCAATGAACCCTACCGGCTCCTTCAAAGCCAGGGGCTTAAGCATGGCTGTTACCAAAGCAAAAAGTAACGGCATTGAGTGTTGTATTATTCCCACTGCAGGAAATGCGGGTGGGGCATTGAGCGCCTACTGCGCAAAAGCAGGTATTGAAGCCATTGTAGTAATGCCAGCGCATACGCCATCTACATTTCAAATGGAGTGTATGATGTATGGTGCCGAAGTGATTTTGGTGAATGGCCTGATCAGCGATTGTGCTAAAAAAGTGGCTCAACTAAAAACACAAAGGAACTGCTTTGACATTTCCACGATGAAAGAGCCCTATCGGTTGGAAGGGAAAAAAACAATGGGATATGAAATAGCAGAACAACTTAACTGGGAGCTACCAGATGTGATCCTGTATCCTGCAGGTGGTGGTACAGGGCTTATAGGCATTTGGAAAGCTTTTAAGGAAATGCAATCCATGGGTTGGCTTACTAGAAAACTACCCAAAATGATTGCTGTTCAAGCTGCCAATTGTAACCCTTTAGCGCTTACCTATATGGGGCTGCAAAAAGATGCTTCCCAATATAAAGGACAACCTACTATAGCAAATGGACTAGCAGTACCGAATCCCTTTGCGGAGCGGTTAATGTTAAACGTGTTGCAAGAATCAAACGGCACTGTTGTTTCAGTTACAGAACAAGCTATTGTAGATAGCTGGAAAACGCTTGCCAAAACAGAAGGCTTACTGCTTGCTCCAGAGGGCGCGGCCCTATTTGCTGCCTTGAAAGACCTACAACAAAAAAACATCCTCACAGGTGCAGAAAATATTTTGCTACTTAATACGGGAACTGGCTACAAGTACCTGGAAAATCTAACCTTATAA
- a CDS encoding LysR family transcriptional regulator → MKLTNVYTHGEQKNDSTFEMLCIPMIAFNHLVFKTVAQQLSFTKASEVLFISQPAVSKHIRHLEEYYRVKLFDRSGNAITLTEAGKILYQHLLTAEAISKQVEFDLNAIQHKNHLRGELKLGASTTVALYILPPVLSAFRKQHPDVKVSLVNRNSENVLKALLNNEIDLAITEGKDNMHIASSLYFLTDEVVPVCSAKSNLAKKTQYTLEEILHQPIALRERGSGTLAAIKAALQTKDVKLSQLKVCMRLGGTEALKNFLLADDCLGFLPMKSVAKELMYGDLVRLFVDELTITRQFYFTQRRGEENSGLNASFIRFAQQYYNQKL, encoded by the coding sequence TTGAAACTAACAAACGTATATACGCATGGAGAGCAAAAGAATGATAGTACATTTGAAATGCTTTGTATACCCATGATAGCATTCAACCACCTTGTATTTAAAACCGTTGCGCAGCAATTAAGTTTCACTAAGGCCAGCGAAGTATTGTTTATCAGCCAGCCTGCGGTAAGCAAACATATTCGTCATTTGGAAGAATACTACCGGGTCAAGTTATTTGATCGCAGTGGCAATGCGATTACATTAACAGAAGCAGGCAAAATACTTTACCAGCACCTGCTAACGGCAGAAGCCATCAGCAAGCAAGTGGAATTTGACCTGAATGCCATTCAACATAAAAACCATCTCCGTGGGGAATTAAAGTTAGGTGCCAGCACAACAGTTGCCTTGTACATTTTACCACCTGTATTATCGGCCTTTCGCAAACAACACCCAGATGTAAAAGTGAGTCTGGTAAACCGTAACTCTGAAAACGTATTGAAAGCCTTGCTCAATAACGAAATTGATTTAGCTATTACGGAAGGCAAAGACAATATGCATATTGCCAGCAGTCTCTATTTTCTTACCGACGAAGTAGTTCCTGTTTGTTCTGCTAAAAGTAACCTGGCAAAAAAAACACAATACACACTGGAAGAAATTCTTCATCAGCCCATAGCACTTCGGGAACGCGGCTCTGGCACCCTGGCTGCTATTAAAGCCGCTTTACAAACAAAAGACGTAAAACTGTCACAATTAAAAGTTTGCATGCGCTTAGGCGGCACAGAAGCCCTAAAGAACTTTTTATTGGCAGATGATTGCCTGGGCTTTCTTCCCATGAAGTCGGTTGCCAAAGAATTAATGTATGGAGACCTGGTTCGACTTTTTGTTGATGAGCTTACCATTACCCGACAATTTTATTTTACGCAACGGCGTGGTGAAGAGAACAGCGGATTGAATGCCTCCTTTATCCGCTTTGCCCAACAGTACTATAACCAAAAGTTATAA
- a CDS encoding RsmE family RNA methyltransferase — protein MALPYFYVTDLSSSTLTLEEDTSKHIIQVLRMQLNEQLLLTDGKGKKATAVIIDDNRKRCTVKLTDVIHEPEKATGVTIGISLVKNASRFEWFLEKATEIGVTEIIPLLCDRTEKEKFRHDRLQSILVSAMLQSQQCWLPVLHEPINFGEVVKQTTTANKFIAHCLPNEKQQLASTLAHHSPLTTQAAIILIGPEGDFTEKEIATALQLGFQPVALGNTRLRTETAGMVAATLLCQLTSE, from the coding sequence ATGGCATTACCTTATTTCTATGTAACCGATTTGTCGAGCAGTACCCTTACGCTGGAAGAAGATACCTCTAAGCATATCATACAGGTATTGCGTATGCAGCTAAATGAGCAATTGCTGTTAACAGATGGAAAGGGTAAAAAAGCTACTGCAGTTATTATAGACGATAACCGCAAGCGCTGCACGGTAAAGCTAACGGATGTAATACACGAGCCAGAAAAGGCTACAGGTGTTACAATTGGTATTTCATTAGTTAAGAATGCTTCTCGCTTTGAATGGTTCTTAGAGAAGGCTACTGAAATAGGTGTTACAGAAATTATTCCCTTGCTATGCGACCGTACGGAGAAAGAAAAGTTTCGTCACGATCGTTTACAAAGCATTTTGGTGAGCGCTATGTTACAATCGCAGCAATGCTGGTTGCCGGTATTGCATGAGCCAATCAATTTTGGAGAGGTTGTAAAGCAAACAACTACTGCAAACAAATTCATTGCTCATTGCTTACCAAATGAAAAACAGCAATTGGCTTCAACCCTTGCTCACCACTCACCACTCACCACTCAAGCCGCCATCATCTTAATTGGTCCAGAGGGCGACTTTACAGAAAAAGAAATTGCTACTGCTTTACAATTAGGTTTTCAGCCTGTGGCATTAGGCAATACTCGCCTACGTACGGAAACGGCGGGTATGGTAGCGGCTACTTTGTTGTGTCAATTAACATCAGAATAA